A stretch of Apis cerana isolate GH-2021 linkage group LG1, AcerK_1.0, whole genome shotgun sequence DNA encodes these proteins:
- the LOC108002114 gene encoding kielin/chordin-like protein, with product MATRHAESRSFVQKCVFLAFLFAIQVAGGEICDKTKCAGVLKYYEGLGCTPVYKNPNDCCAESYNCTHLDNLSRDKCYVNGHEYSDGETLRPEHANPCDIGCKCILFNNEASFVCAGFDCAFISGGENCFHRSTHDSCCPNTVPTCLKEGEKRATCKVDGKVYLDGEYFSPKSDPNLDCYCMPGYTGENIEPFCKKINHPHCSPLFTNGGSIYQKCAPVFYDNQNPQTDCSYVTRCQNSEDVVIHNHDHTKSISDEEDKVCKFGNMTMHIGDELDKGTNYDSLCVKCVCEVPPIPTCRRLPDSECDINYAYPSIKLL from the exons ATGGCCACCCGTCACGCCGAGTCACGCTCGTTCGTTCAAAAATGCGTGTTTTTGGCGTTCTTGTTCGCCATTCAGGTGGCGGGAGGAG AGATCTGCGATAAAACGAAGTGTGCCGGCgtattgaaatattacgaGGGGCTCGGTTGTACTCCTGTGTACAAGAATCCGAACGATTGCTGCGCGGAATCGTACAACTGCACTCACCTGGACAATTTGTCACGAGATAAATGCTACGTGAACGGCCACGAGTATAGCGATGGAGAGACGCTGAGACCCGAGCACGCGAATCCTTGTGACATTGGCTGCAAGTGTATACTCTTCAACAATGA AGCCAGCTTTGTATGCGCGGGTTTCGATTGCGCTTTCATTTCGGGGggagaaaattgttttcatagATCCACTCATGATAGTTGCTGTCCAAACACGGTACCGACTTGTC tgaaggaaggagaaaaaagggcGACTTGCAAGGTTGATGGGAAAGTTTATCTAGATGGAGAATACTTTAGCCCAAAATCTGACCCGAATTTGGATTGTTACTGCATGCCTGGATACACag GTGAAAATATCGAGCCCTTCTGcaagaaaattaatcatcCTCATTGCTCTCCTTTGTTCACAAACGGTGGATCTATATACCAGAAATGCGCCCCCGTGTTTTACGATAATCAAAATCCACAAACGGATTGCAGCTATGTTACGAGATGTC AAAACTCGGAAGACGTCGTTATTCATAATCATGACCACACTAAATCTATTTCCGACGAAG AAGACAAAGTATGCAAATTCGGTAATATGACGATGCACATAGGCGACGAATTGGATAAAGGAACGAATTATGATTCTCTTTGCGTGAAATGCGTTTGCGAAGTACCTCCGATTCCTACATGTCGAAGACTTCCGGACAGCGAATGCGACATTAATTATGCATATCCATCCATAAAACTTCTGTAA